The Chaetodon auriga isolate fChaAug3 chromosome 3, fChaAug3.hap1, whole genome shotgun sequence genome has a window encoding:
- the ankrd24 gene encoding uncharacterized protein ankrd24 isoform X3 produces MKSLKAKFKKNESQDWSKSDERLLQAVEQNEPDKVSALIIKKGLCPTKLDAEGKSAFHLCASRGRLDCLEVIISQGADLNVTDGAGFSALHLAAKNGQSECLKRLLQERLAVDCTDGIGRTPLHHAAVSGCLSCTETLWDFKANLDVQDGDGATPLILAAQMSRVELCVFLLGRDANANIQDNQGRSALMLACESDSVETVEALLRGGANTQLVDALGHKASDYGVTTGNQRIMQMLQDGAPPASEGTGEEIQGLPPSPQPRSPAPPAQSPEPQPRSPSPSPQPPETQQPAQAEDEEVFEEIRRLRLERGRLLQKIKALEQQQQNALSALEELSRLKQRLEEAEAERDKLLEELKGGHGIGASDSDDMDEMFDFPEKLLSKRSRASPGPDEATCQGATDSLHPSPAPADPGTVAELHKQIEELTSQNSELALKVQMLEMFEKDDTDMQTSSSDFVPIVQYETLRKEFEALQERFSQAQASDEASSVAEEHGDEKSQEASVDAESVEALKEKLRGLEEQLTSSQSELEELREQMRLGVLSVECGEGGTVAAGGGTEGAEEEAQQLRERVTELEEELAKRRGEAGGQNSQDSDTIKQLTEKVEELQAALAQRESTKQDGEKDGEGEETETVKCLHNKVAELEAALAESKASGREGGAAGDGDQVRRLQERLAELEGELRKCVPRSELEEVQVTLGLQCEQLARERADVARRLNDALLDLERLRPPPHGDDEEEEEEEEHSESSEPSVISDHSRCSLAAVREELEVARQEAAQALDCLCAEREGRAQDALQLKDAVPLSKHKEALSAVSEQLAQTLQELQEEKTLHGQAEEQAATLAARLQAMQDAIPKEDHEKVKAELQRSLQASESSAAAAQEALSEKEMELRELKSQKAAEQGLISKEDHEALRLSLQAEINAVTARFNNLTRKHEKTCTEVFQVQREALFNKSERQVAESQLATVQQQLAELQAQSSHIQELHKDIQKSQGLVKEKDRKITELSKEVFRLKEALGALSPPLGITSSSSSSHHGNPGQQMALQNRIATLSQQLQDWERKHKQVVAIYRSHLLAAVQQGRMDEEVQDLLLQILRMSQHGH; encoded by the exons ATGAAGAGTCTGAAGGCAAAGTTTAAAAAGAATGAG AGTCAGGACTGGAGTAAGAGTGATGagaggctgctgcaggctgtggagCAGAACGAGCCCGACAAAGTCTCGGCTCTCATCATCAAAAAGGGTCTCTGTCCCACCAAGCTGGATGCTGAGGGCAAGTCGGC GTTTCACCTCTGTGCGTCCCGAGGCCGGCTAGACTGCCTGGAGGTCATCATTTCTCAAGGAGCAGATCTCAATGTCACTGACGGTGCTG GCTTCAGCGCCCTCCACCTAGCAGCCAAAAATGGTCAATCAGAGTGTTTAAAGAGACTCTTACAg GAGAGGTTAGCTGTAGATTGCACCGACGGCATTGGTAGAACACCACTTCATCATGCAG CGGTCAGTGGCTGCCTGTCCTGCACTGAGACCCTGTGGGACTTTAAAGCCAATCTGGATGTCCAGGATGGG gaCGGGGCCACCCCTTTGATTTTAGCAGCCCAGATGAGCAGAGTGGagctgtgtgtctttctgttggGTCGAGATGCGAATGCAAACATACAAGACAACCAAGGAAG GTCTGCATTGATGCTGGCGTGTGAGAGTGACAGCGTCGAGACCGTAGAAGCTCTACTGAGAGGGGGGGCCAACACACAGCTGGTCGATGCCCTTGGACACAAAGCCAGTGACTATGGCGTAACCACAGGCAACCAGCGCATCATGCAGATGTTGCAGGATGGAGCACCTCCAG CTTCTGAGGGCACAGGCGAGGAG ATCCAGGGTTTGCCACCCTCTCCACAGCCCCGGAGTCCTGCTCCACCTGCACAGTCCCCTGAGCCCCAGCCCCggtctccatctccctctccccaGCCTCCAGAAACGCAGCAACCCGCCCAG gcagaggatgaggaggtgtttGAGGAGATTCGACGCCTGCGTCTGGAGAGAGGCCGTCTGCTGCAGAAGATCAAAGCcttggagcagcagcaacagaacgCCCTCTCTGCCTTGGAGGAG TTGTCACGACTCAAGCAGCGTCTAGAagaggcagaagcagagagagacaagctGCTTGAGGAGCTGAAGGGAGGTCATGGCATTGGGGCCAGTGACTCTGACGACATGGATGAAATGTTTGACTTCCCAG AGAAGCTGCTCTCCAAGCGCTCCAGAGCCTCCCCTGGTCCAGATGAGGCCACTTGTCAAGGGGCCACAGACTCACTCCACCCCTCCCCTGCCCCTGCAGACCCAGGAACTGTTGCTGAGCTGCACAAACAAATAGAGGAACTTACCTCACAAAACTCTGAACTAGCTCTCAAAGTGCAG ATGCTGGAGATGTTTGAGAAGGATGATACAGACATGCAGACCTCCAGCTCGGACTTTGTCCCCATAGTACAGTACGAGACCCTGAGGAAGGAGTTTGAAGCCCTTCAGGAGCGCTTCTCTCAGGCCCAGGCTTCAGACGAGGCCTCCAGCGTGGCTGAGGAACA TGGTGATGAGAAGTCTCAGGAAGCAAGTGTGGATGCAGAGAGTGTGGAGGCTCTGAAGGAGAAGCTGCGAGGGCTGGAGGAGCAGTTAACCTCGTCCCAgtctgagctggaggagctgcggGAGCAGATGCGCCTTGGGGTGCTCTCTGTGGAGTGTGGTGAAGGGGGTACTGTCGCGGCAGGTGGTGGGACTGAGggtgcagaagaagaggcacagcagctgagagagagggTGACGGAGCTAGAGGAGGAGCTAGCTAAGAGACGGGGTGAGGCCGGGGGTCAGAACAGCCAGGACAGTGACAcaatcaaacagctgacagagaaaGTAGAGGAGCTGCAAGCCGCCCTGGCCCAGAGAGAGTCTACAAAACAAGACGGGGAGAAAGACGGCGAAGGAGAGGAGACGGAAACAGTGAAGTGCCTCCACAACAAAGTGGCTGAGCTGGAGGCAGCCCTGGCCGAGAGCAAGGCatcagggagagagggaggagcggCAGGAGATGGAGATCAAGTCCGTCGTCTCCAGGAGCGTTTAGCAGAGCTAGAGGGGGAGCTGAGAAAGTGTGTGCCCCGCTCAGAGttggaggaggtgcaggtgaCTCTGGGGCTCCAGTGTGAACAGCTGGCCAGGGAGAGGGCGGACGTGGCCAGAAGGCTCAACGATGCCCTCCTGGATCTGGAGAGACTCAGGCCTCCTCCACatggagatgatgaagaggaggaagaggaggaggagcactcAGAGAGCTCAGAGCCCTCAGTCATATCAG ATCACTCCAGATGCTCCCTGGCGGCGGTGAGAGAAGAACTGGAAGTGGCGAGGCAGGAAGCAGCGCAGGCCCTGGACTGTCTGTGCGCTGAGCGGGAGGGCCGGGCACAGGACGCCCTGCAGCTGAAAGACGCTGTGCCGCTCTCAAAACATAAGGAGGCACTGTCTGCAGTGTCAGAGCAGCTCGCTCAGACACTGCAGGAGCTCCAGGAGGAGAAGACCCTTCATGGTCAGGCTGAGGAGCAGGCGGCCACGCTAGCGGCCAGACTGCAGGCCATGCAGGATGCCATACCCAAAGAGGACCATGAGAAAGTGAAG GCAGAGCTCCAGCGCTCCCTGCAGGCcagtgagagcagtgcagcagctgctcaggaGGCTCTGAGTGAGAAGGAGATGGAGCTGAGAGAGCTCAAGTCCCAGAAGGCTGCAGAACAGGGTCTGATCTCCAAGGAGGACCACGAGGCCCTGCggctctctctgcaggctgagatCAACGCCGTCACGGCCCGTTTCAACAATCTCACTCGCAAGCACGAGAAGACCtgcactgag GTGTTCCAGGTGCAGAGGGAGGCTCTCTTTAACAAGAGTGAGCGGCAGGTCGCAGAGTCCCAGCTGGCcacggtgcagcagcagctggctgaaTTACAGGCCCAATCCAGCCACATCCAGGAGCTCCACAAGGACATCCAGAAATCCCAGGGCCTGGTCAAGGAGAAAGACCGTAAG ATAACAGAACTGTCCAAGGAGGTGTTTCGGCTAAAGGAAGCTTTGGGAGCTCTGTCACCTCCTCTGGGCatcacatcctcctcctcatctagCCATCATGGTAACCCAGGGCAGCAAATGGCACTGCAGAACAGGATCGCCACACTCTCTCAGCAGCTCCAG gactgGGAGAGAAAGCACAAACAGGTGGTGGCTATATACCGCTCCCATTTACTGGCAGCTGTACAG CAGGGCCGAATGGATGAAGAGGTGCAGGACCTGCTACTCCAGATCCTGAGGATGTCACAGCATGGACACTGA
- the ankrd24 gene encoding uncharacterized protein ankrd24 isoform X4, with amino-acid sequence MKSLKAKFKKNESQDWSKSDERLLQAVEQNEPDKVSALIIKKGLCPTKLDAEGKSAFHLCASRGRLDCLEVIISQGADLNVTDGAGFSALHLAAKNGQSECLKRLLQERLAVDCTDGIGRTPLHHAAVSGCLSCTETLWDFKANLDVQDGDGATPLILAAQMSRVELCVFLLGRDANANIQDNQGRSALMLACESDSVETVEALLRGGANTQLVDALGHKASDYGVTTGNQRIMQMLQDGAPPASEGTGEEPPKVPSGASSLQGGTTPRKRKAPPPPRSPLQGLPPSPQPRSPAPPAQSPEPQPRSPSPSPQPPETQQPAQAEDEEVFEEIRRLRLERGRLLQKIKALEQQQQNALSALEELSRLKQRLEEAEAERDKLLEELKGGHGIGASDSDDMDEMFDFPEKLLSKRSRASPGPDEATCQGATDSLHPSPAPADPGTVAELHKQIEELTSQNSELALKVQMLEMFEKDDTDMQTSSSDFVPIVQYETLRKEFEALQERFSQAQASDEASSVAEEHGDEKSQEASVDAESVEALKEKLRGLEEQLTSSQSELEELREQMRLGVLSVECGEGGTVAAGGGTEGAEEEAQQLRERVTELEEELAKRRGEAGGQNSQDSDTIKQLTEKVEELQAALAQRESTKQDGEKDGEGEETETVKCLHNKVAELEAALAESKASGREGGAAGDGDQVRRLQERLAELEGELRKCVPRSELEEVQVTLGLQCEQLARERADVARRLNDALLDLERLRPPPHGDDEEEEEEEEHSESSEPSVISDHSRCSLAAVREELEVARQEAAQALDCLCAEREGRAQDALQLKDAVPLSKHKEALSAVSEQLAQTLQELQEEKTLHGQAEEQAATLAARLQAMQDAIPKEDHEKVKAELQRSLQASESSAAAAQEALSEKEMELRELKSQKAAEQGLISKEDHEALRLSLQAEINAVTARFNNLTRKHEKTCTEVFQVQREALFNKSERQVAESQLATVQQQLAELQAQSSHIQELHKDIQKSQGLVKEKDRKITELSKEVFRLKEALGALSPPLGITSSSSSSHHGNPGQQMALQNRIATLSQQLQDWERKHKQVVAIYRSHLLAAVQGRMDEEVQDLLLQILRMSQHGH; translated from the exons ATGAAGAGTCTGAAGGCAAAGTTTAAAAAGAATGAG AGTCAGGACTGGAGTAAGAGTGATGagaggctgctgcaggctgtggagCAGAACGAGCCCGACAAAGTCTCGGCTCTCATCATCAAAAAGGGTCTCTGTCCCACCAAGCTGGATGCTGAGGGCAAGTCGGC GTTTCACCTCTGTGCGTCCCGAGGCCGGCTAGACTGCCTGGAGGTCATCATTTCTCAAGGAGCAGATCTCAATGTCACTGACGGTGCTG GCTTCAGCGCCCTCCACCTAGCAGCCAAAAATGGTCAATCAGAGTGTTTAAAGAGACTCTTACAg GAGAGGTTAGCTGTAGATTGCACCGACGGCATTGGTAGAACACCACTTCATCATGCAG CGGTCAGTGGCTGCCTGTCCTGCACTGAGACCCTGTGGGACTTTAAAGCCAATCTGGATGTCCAGGATGGG gaCGGGGCCACCCCTTTGATTTTAGCAGCCCAGATGAGCAGAGTGGagctgtgtgtctttctgttggGTCGAGATGCGAATGCAAACATACAAGACAACCAAGGAAG GTCTGCATTGATGCTGGCGTGTGAGAGTGACAGCGTCGAGACCGTAGAAGCTCTACTGAGAGGGGGGGCCAACACACAGCTGGTCGATGCCCTTGGACACAAAGCCAGTGACTATGGCGTAACCACAGGCAACCAGCGCATCATGCAGATGTTGCAGGATGGAGCACCTCCAG CTTCTGAGGGCACAGGCGAGGAG CCCCCCAAAGTCCCCTCAGGCGCCTCATCACTGCAAGGGGGCACTACCCCCCGCAAACGGAAAGCTCCTCCACCGCCtcgctctcctctgcag GGTTTGCCACCCTCTCCACAGCCCCGGAGTCCTGCTCCACCTGCACAGTCCCCTGAGCCCCAGCCCCggtctccatctccctctccccaGCCTCCAGAAACGCAGCAACCCGCCCAG gcagaggatgaggaggtgtttGAGGAGATTCGACGCCTGCGTCTGGAGAGAGGCCGTCTGCTGCAGAAGATCAAAGCcttggagcagcagcaacagaacgCCCTCTCTGCCTTGGAGGAG TTGTCACGACTCAAGCAGCGTCTAGAagaggcagaagcagagagagacaagctGCTTGAGGAGCTGAAGGGAGGTCATGGCATTGGGGCCAGTGACTCTGACGACATGGATGAAATGTTTGACTTCCCAG AGAAGCTGCTCTCCAAGCGCTCCAGAGCCTCCCCTGGTCCAGATGAGGCCACTTGTCAAGGGGCCACAGACTCACTCCACCCCTCCCCTGCCCCTGCAGACCCAGGAACTGTTGCTGAGCTGCACAAACAAATAGAGGAACTTACCTCACAAAACTCTGAACTAGCTCTCAAAGTGCAG ATGCTGGAGATGTTTGAGAAGGATGATACAGACATGCAGACCTCCAGCTCGGACTTTGTCCCCATAGTACAGTACGAGACCCTGAGGAAGGAGTTTGAAGCCCTTCAGGAGCGCTTCTCTCAGGCCCAGGCTTCAGACGAGGCCTCCAGCGTGGCTGAGGAACA TGGTGATGAGAAGTCTCAGGAAGCAAGTGTGGATGCAGAGAGTGTGGAGGCTCTGAAGGAGAAGCTGCGAGGGCTGGAGGAGCAGTTAACCTCGTCCCAgtctgagctggaggagctgcggGAGCAGATGCGCCTTGGGGTGCTCTCTGTGGAGTGTGGTGAAGGGGGTACTGTCGCGGCAGGTGGTGGGACTGAGggtgcagaagaagaggcacagcagctgagagagagggTGACGGAGCTAGAGGAGGAGCTAGCTAAGAGACGGGGTGAGGCCGGGGGTCAGAACAGCCAGGACAGTGACAcaatcaaacagctgacagagaaaGTAGAGGAGCTGCAAGCCGCCCTGGCCCAGAGAGAGTCTACAAAACAAGACGGGGAGAAAGACGGCGAAGGAGAGGAGACGGAAACAGTGAAGTGCCTCCACAACAAAGTGGCTGAGCTGGAGGCAGCCCTGGCCGAGAGCAAGGCatcagggagagagggaggagcggCAGGAGATGGAGATCAAGTCCGTCGTCTCCAGGAGCGTTTAGCAGAGCTAGAGGGGGAGCTGAGAAAGTGTGTGCCCCGCTCAGAGttggaggaggtgcaggtgaCTCTGGGGCTCCAGTGTGAACAGCTGGCCAGGGAGAGGGCGGACGTGGCCAGAAGGCTCAACGATGCCCTCCTGGATCTGGAGAGACTCAGGCCTCCTCCACatggagatgatgaagaggaggaagaggaggaggagcactcAGAGAGCTCAGAGCCCTCAGTCATATCAG ATCACTCCAGATGCTCCCTGGCGGCGGTGAGAGAAGAACTGGAAGTGGCGAGGCAGGAAGCAGCGCAGGCCCTGGACTGTCTGTGCGCTGAGCGGGAGGGCCGGGCACAGGACGCCCTGCAGCTGAAAGACGCTGTGCCGCTCTCAAAACATAAGGAGGCACTGTCTGCAGTGTCAGAGCAGCTCGCTCAGACACTGCAGGAGCTCCAGGAGGAGAAGACCCTTCATGGTCAGGCTGAGGAGCAGGCGGCCACGCTAGCGGCCAGACTGCAGGCCATGCAGGATGCCATACCCAAAGAGGACCATGAGAAAGTGAAG GCAGAGCTCCAGCGCTCCCTGCAGGCcagtgagagcagtgcagcagctgctcaggaGGCTCTGAGTGAGAAGGAGATGGAGCTGAGAGAGCTCAAGTCCCAGAAGGCTGCAGAACAGGGTCTGATCTCCAAGGAGGACCACGAGGCCCTGCggctctctctgcaggctgagatCAACGCCGTCACGGCCCGTTTCAACAATCTCACTCGCAAGCACGAGAAGACCtgcactgag GTGTTCCAGGTGCAGAGGGAGGCTCTCTTTAACAAGAGTGAGCGGCAGGTCGCAGAGTCCCAGCTGGCcacggtgcagcagcagctggctgaaTTACAGGCCCAATCCAGCCACATCCAGGAGCTCCACAAGGACATCCAGAAATCCCAGGGCCTGGTCAAGGAGAAAGACCGTAAG ATAACAGAACTGTCCAAGGAGGTGTTTCGGCTAAAGGAAGCTTTGGGAGCTCTGTCACCTCCTCTGGGCatcacatcctcctcctcatctagCCATCATGGTAACCCAGGGCAGCAAATGGCACTGCAGAACAGGATCGCCACACTCTCTCAGCAGCTCCAG gactgGGAGAGAAAGCACAAACAGGTGGTGGCTATATACCGCTCCCATTTACTGGCAGCTGTACAG GGCCGAATGGATGAAGAGGTGCAGGACCTGCTACTCCAGATCCTGAGGATGTCACAGCATGGACACTGA
- the ankrd24 gene encoding uncharacterized protein ankrd24 isoform X1, with protein MDPQQPVFSLMKQLCCFSLLPLPSQDWSKSDERLLQAVEQNEPDKVSALIIKKGLCPTKLDAEGKSAFHLCASRGRLDCLEVIISQGADLNVTDGAGFSALHLAAKNGQSECLKRLLQERLAVDCTDGIGRTPLHHAAVSGCLSCTETLWDFKANLDVQDGDGATPLILAAQMSRVELCVFLLGRDANANIQDNQGRSALMLACESDSVETVEALLRGGANTQLVDALGHKASDYGVTTGNQRIMQMLQDGAPPASEGTGEEIQGLPPSPQPRSPAPPAQSPEPQPRSPSPSPQPPETQQPAQAEDEEVFEEIRRLRLERGRLLQKIKALEQQQQNALSALEELSRLKQRLEEAEAERDKLLEELKGGHGIGASDSDDMDEMFDFPEKLLSKRSRASPGPDEATCQGATDSLHPSPAPADPGTVAELHKQIEELTSQNSELALKVQMLEMFEKDDTDMQTSSSDFVPIVQYETLRKEFEALQERFSQAQASDEASSVAEEHGDEKSQEASVDAESVEALKEKLRGLEEQLTSSQSELEELREQMRLGVLSVECGEGGTVAAGGGTEGAEEEAQQLRERVTELEEELAKRRGEAGGQNSQDSDTIKQLTEKVEELQAALAQRESTKQDGEKDGEGEETETVKCLHNKVAELEAALAESKASGREGGAAGDGDQVRRLQERLAELEGELRKCVPRSELEEVQVTLGLQCEQLARERADVARRLNDALLDLERLRPPPHGDDEEEEEEEEHSESSEPSVISDHSRCSLAAVREELEVARQEAAQALDCLCAEREGRAQDALQLKDAVPLSKHKEALSAVSEQLAQTLQELQEEKTLHGQAEEQAATLAARLQAMQDAIPKEDHEKVKAELQRSLQASESSAAAAQEALSEKEMELRELKSQKAAEQGLISKEDHEALRLSLQAEINAVTARFNNLTRKHEKTCTEVFQVQREALFNKSERQVAESQLATVQQQLAELQAQSSHIQELHKDIQKSQGLVKEKDRKITELSKEVFRLKEALGALSPPLGITSSSSSSHHGNPGQQMALQNRIATLSQQLQDWERKHKQVVAIYRSHLLAAVQQGRMDEEVQDLLLQILRMSQHGH; from the exons ATGGATCCTCAGCAGCCTGTTTTTAGCctgatgaagcagctgtgtTGTTTCAGCCTGCTGCCGCTGCCA AGTCAGGACTGGAGTAAGAGTGATGagaggctgctgcaggctgtggagCAGAACGAGCCCGACAAAGTCTCGGCTCTCATCATCAAAAAGGGTCTCTGTCCCACCAAGCTGGATGCTGAGGGCAAGTCGGC GTTTCACCTCTGTGCGTCCCGAGGCCGGCTAGACTGCCTGGAGGTCATCATTTCTCAAGGAGCAGATCTCAATGTCACTGACGGTGCTG GCTTCAGCGCCCTCCACCTAGCAGCCAAAAATGGTCAATCAGAGTGTTTAAAGAGACTCTTACAg GAGAGGTTAGCTGTAGATTGCACCGACGGCATTGGTAGAACACCACTTCATCATGCAG CGGTCAGTGGCTGCCTGTCCTGCACTGAGACCCTGTGGGACTTTAAAGCCAATCTGGATGTCCAGGATGGG gaCGGGGCCACCCCTTTGATTTTAGCAGCCCAGATGAGCAGAGTGGagctgtgtgtctttctgttggGTCGAGATGCGAATGCAAACATACAAGACAACCAAGGAAG GTCTGCATTGATGCTGGCGTGTGAGAGTGACAGCGTCGAGACCGTAGAAGCTCTACTGAGAGGGGGGGCCAACACACAGCTGGTCGATGCCCTTGGACACAAAGCCAGTGACTATGGCGTAACCACAGGCAACCAGCGCATCATGCAGATGTTGCAGGATGGAGCACCTCCAG CTTCTGAGGGCACAGGCGAGGAG ATCCAGGGTTTGCCACCCTCTCCACAGCCCCGGAGTCCTGCTCCACCTGCACAGTCCCCTGAGCCCCAGCCCCggtctccatctccctctccccaGCCTCCAGAAACGCAGCAACCCGCCCAG gcagaggatgaggaggtgtttGAGGAGATTCGACGCCTGCGTCTGGAGAGAGGCCGTCTGCTGCAGAAGATCAAAGCcttggagcagcagcaacagaacgCCCTCTCTGCCTTGGAGGAG TTGTCACGACTCAAGCAGCGTCTAGAagaggcagaagcagagagagacaagctGCTTGAGGAGCTGAAGGGAGGTCATGGCATTGGGGCCAGTGACTCTGACGACATGGATGAAATGTTTGACTTCCCAG AGAAGCTGCTCTCCAAGCGCTCCAGAGCCTCCCCTGGTCCAGATGAGGCCACTTGTCAAGGGGCCACAGACTCACTCCACCCCTCCCCTGCCCCTGCAGACCCAGGAACTGTTGCTGAGCTGCACAAACAAATAGAGGAACTTACCTCACAAAACTCTGAACTAGCTCTCAAAGTGCAG ATGCTGGAGATGTTTGAGAAGGATGATACAGACATGCAGACCTCCAGCTCGGACTTTGTCCCCATAGTACAGTACGAGACCCTGAGGAAGGAGTTTGAAGCCCTTCAGGAGCGCTTCTCTCAGGCCCAGGCTTCAGACGAGGCCTCCAGCGTGGCTGAGGAACA TGGTGATGAGAAGTCTCAGGAAGCAAGTGTGGATGCAGAGAGTGTGGAGGCTCTGAAGGAGAAGCTGCGAGGGCTGGAGGAGCAGTTAACCTCGTCCCAgtctgagctggaggagctgcggGAGCAGATGCGCCTTGGGGTGCTCTCTGTGGAGTGTGGTGAAGGGGGTACTGTCGCGGCAGGTGGTGGGACTGAGggtgcagaagaagaggcacagcagctgagagagagggTGACGGAGCTAGAGGAGGAGCTAGCTAAGAGACGGGGTGAGGCCGGGGGTCAGAACAGCCAGGACAGTGACAcaatcaaacagctgacagagaaaGTAGAGGAGCTGCAAGCCGCCCTGGCCCAGAGAGAGTCTACAAAACAAGACGGGGAGAAAGACGGCGAAGGAGAGGAGACGGAAACAGTGAAGTGCCTCCACAACAAAGTGGCTGAGCTGGAGGCAGCCCTGGCCGAGAGCAAGGCatcagggagagagggaggagcggCAGGAGATGGAGATCAAGTCCGTCGTCTCCAGGAGCGTTTAGCAGAGCTAGAGGGGGAGCTGAGAAAGTGTGTGCCCCGCTCAGAGttggaggaggtgcaggtgaCTCTGGGGCTCCAGTGTGAACAGCTGGCCAGGGAGAGGGCGGACGTGGCCAGAAGGCTCAACGATGCCCTCCTGGATCTGGAGAGACTCAGGCCTCCTCCACatggagatgatgaagaggaggaagaggaggaggagcactcAGAGAGCTCAGAGCCCTCAGTCATATCAG ATCACTCCAGATGCTCCCTGGCGGCGGTGAGAGAAGAACTGGAAGTGGCGAGGCAGGAAGCAGCGCAGGCCCTGGACTGTCTGTGCGCTGAGCGGGAGGGCCGGGCACAGGACGCCCTGCAGCTGAAAGACGCTGTGCCGCTCTCAAAACATAAGGAGGCACTGTCTGCAGTGTCAGAGCAGCTCGCTCAGACACTGCAGGAGCTCCAGGAGGAGAAGACCCTTCATGGTCAGGCTGAGGAGCAGGCGGCCACGCTAGCGGCCAGACTGCAGGCCATGCAGGATGCCATACCCAAAGAGGACCATGAGAAAGTGAAG GCAGAGCTCCAGCGCTCCCTGCAGGCcagtgagagcagtgcagcagctgctcaggaGGCTCTGAGTGAGAAGGAGATGGAGCTGAGAGAGCTCAAGTCCCAGAAGGCTGCAGAACAGGGTCTGATCTCCAAGGAGGACCACGAGGCCCTGCggctctctctgcaggctgagatCAACGCCGTCACGGCCCGTTTCAACAATCTCACTCGCAAGCACGAGAAGACCtgcactgag GTGTTCCAGGTGCAGAGGGAGGCTCTCTTTAACAAGAGTGAGCGGCAGGTCGCAGAGTCCCAGCTGGCcacggtgcagcagcagctggctgaaTTACAGGCCCAATCCAGCCACATCCAGGAGCTCCACAAGGACATCCAGAAATCCCAGGGCCTGGTCAAGGAGAAAGACCGTAAG ATAACAGAACTGTCCAAGGAGGTGTTTCGGCTAAAGGAAGCTTTGGGAGCTCTGTCACCTCCTCTGGGCatcacatcctcctcctcatctagCCATCATGGTAACCCAGGGCAGCAAATGGCACTGCAGAACAGGATCGCCACACTCTCTCAGCAGCTCCAG gactgGGAGAGAAAGCACAAACAGGTGGTGGCTATATACCGCTCCCATTTACTGGCAGCTGTACAG CAGGGCCGAATGGATGAAGAGGTGCAGGACCTGCTACTCCAGATCCTGAGGATGTCACAGCATGGACACTGA